The Vibrio tarriae genome includes a window with the following:
- the bioH gene encoding pimeloyl-ACP methyl ester esterase BioH yields MALYWQVSGQGQDLVLVHGWGMNGAVWQQTAEALSDHFQVHVVDLPGYGHSAEQHAASLEEIAQALLENAPRNAIWVGWSLGGLVATHMALHHSDYVSKLVTVASSPKFAAQGNWRGIQPDVLTAFTDQLVADFQLTIERFMALQAMGSPSARQDVKALKQAVLSRPMPNPQSLLAGLTMLAEVDLRDELQHISVPMLRLYGRLDGLVPAKVARDLNHLAPYSEAFMFDQSSHAPFMTEAEAFCQQLIEFATR; encoded by the coding sequence ATGGCGTTGTATTGGCAAGTCAGTGGACAAGGGCAAGATCTGGTATTGGTACATGGCTGGGGCATGAATGGCGCGGTGTGGCAGCAAACGGCGGAAGCCTTAAGTGACCACTTTCAAGTACATGTGGTGGACTTACCCGGTTATGGTCATAGTGCCGAACAACATGCTGCGAGCTTAGAAGAGATTGCTCAAGCCTTGCTAGAGAATGCACCGCGCAACGCCATTTGGGTGGGCTGGTCACTGGGCGGCTTAGTCGCCACGCACATGGCGCTGCATCATTCAGACTATGTCAGCAAATTGGTGACAGTCGCTTCTTCGCCTAAATTTGCGGCGCAGGGAAACTGGCGTGGTATTCAACCGGATGTGCTGACCGCGTTTACCGATCAGCTGGTGGCCGATTTTCAACTGACCATTGAGCGTTTTATGGCGCTGCAAGCCATGGGGAGCCCAAGTGCACGCCAAGATGTGAAAGCGCTTAAACAGGCGGTGCTGTCGCGCCCTATGCCTAATCCCCAATCATTGCTCGCGGGGCTGACGATGCTCGCCGAAGTCGATTTACGTGATGAGCTGCAACACATCAGTGTGCCCATGCTGCGTTTGTATGGTCGGTTGGATGGGTTAGTCCCCGCGAAAGTTGCTCGTGATTTGAACCATTTAGCGCCTTACAGTGAAGCGTTCATGTTTGACCAATCTTCTCATGCGCCGTTTATGACGGAGGCGGAGGCGTTTTGTCAGCAGCTTATCGAGTTTGCGACTCGTTAG
- a CDS encoding ATP-dependent Lon protease — protein sequence MLVSPTNVSVPLIAPSVNVQTEQAARDNRVREPVTPTVQLAKSNAERKIKEDDKRRKQPSWDPAEHPRYDIGGEAEAQTSHHDEPKSELERLFDLLALASYSQEQGKGYAMRFRLPKHIIDAAITEGKMARRRVVIKYHYGHAVAPNTPSDVIAVL from the coding sequence ATGCTAGTGTCACCGACCAATGTCAGTGTGCCGCTGATCGCCCCATCAGTGAACGTGCAAACGGAGCAGGCCGCACGCGACAATCGTGTTCGCGAGCCAGTGACGCCAACCGTACAACTGGCCAAATCGAACGCTGAACGTAAGATCAAAGAGGATGATAAGCGTCGCAAGCAACCATCGTGGGATCCAGCAGAACACCCACGTTATGATATCGGCGGCGAAGCGGAGGCGCAGACCTCCCATCACGATGAACCGAAAAGTGAGCTTGAGCGATTGTTTGATCTGCTCGCACTCGCTTCGTACAGCCAAGAGCAAGGCAAAGGTTATGCGATGCGTTTTCGCTTACCTAAGCACATCATTGATGCGGCGATAACAGAAGGCAAAATGGCGCGCCGGCGTGTCGTGATCAAATACCATTATGGTCACGCAGTGGCACCCAACACACCTTCAGACGTGATTGCGGTTTTGTAG